Proteins from one Nakamurella multipartita DSM 44233 genomic window:
- a CDS encoding YhgE/Pip family protein, which translates to MIKTIKLAGFELRRFKGPLPIIALLFLLLVPSLYGALYLWSNWDPYGRLDQVPVAVVNQDVPVTGPDGQSVDAGNRLVAELQNDPIFDWQFVDAGTAADGLADGTYYLTITIPADFSANLVSGATDDPERAIVVMNRDDVNGYVIGLMTSTVQQRLEAAINRAAISSYFDAVFTNLDTLKQNVTDAANGAAQLASGADSALSGATDLAGGITQLKDGSTKLVGGLNDAKSGSSQLVTGLGTAKDGSAKLVTGLTQLQQGSSQLVPGAQQVADGNAKLASTVVPVLDQVNAALPAVQQANADAKARIDAFATGVTTQQAQIQAAVDALPASPEKAALQTAVTNAGTALNTAAGNAQQAAAGIDSTLGQLNQNAAADLTQASTDLTNLASGSAQVAAGAAQLNTGIGQALTGATDLDTGIGQLQAGASKLDSGIGDLQTGATQLDQGLGTAQTGSADLVTGLTQLDQGANQLASELTAGADKIPVFAQDQRDNAEQVLSSPADVQVNVANPANVYGRGLAPFFFAIAIWVFGISVFLVMRPISARALAGRASSPRIAIAGWLPVVGMAAVGSMLLLLVAQVGLGLDPVNVAGSIGVVLLAAACFTAIAHLLRTWLGVVGSAITLVLLMVQLTSAGGLYPVETLPAPLRAIHAFIPMTYLIDALRITFTGGPTDHLWRDVAVLAGFALVAVGACVWVVHRRRTFRPRDLHPLLG; encoded by the coding sequence ATGATCAAGACGATCAAGCTCGCCGGCTTCGAACTGCGCCGGTTCAAGGGTCCGCTGCCGATCATCGCGCTGCTGTTCCTGTTGCTGGTCCCCTCGCTCTACGGGGCCCTGTACCTGTGGTCGAACTGGGACCCCTACGGCCGGCTCGACCAGGTCCCGGTCGCCGTGGTGAACCAGGACGTGCCGGTCACCGGGCCGGACGGGCAGAGCGTGGACGCGGGCAACCGGCTGGTCGCCGAACTGCAGAACGACCCGATCTTCGACTGGCAGTTCGTCGATGCCGGCACCGCCGCCGACGGCCTGGCCGATGGCACCTACTACCTGACCATCACCATCCCGGCCGACTTCTCGGCGAACCTGGTCAGCGGCGCGACCGACGATCCGGAGCGGGCGATCGTCGTGATGAACCGCGACGACGTCAACGGGTACGTCATCGGGTTGATGACCTCGACCGTGCAGCAACGGCTGGAGGCGGCGATCAACCGGGCCGCGATCAGCTCGTACTTCGACGCCGTCTTCACCAACCTGGACACCCTCAAACAGAACGTCACCGACGCCGCCAACGGGGCCGCCCAGCTCGCCTCCGGGGCCGACTCCGCGCTGTCCGGCGCCACCGACCTGGCCGGCGGCATCACCCAGCTCAAGGACGGCTCGACCAAGCTGGTCGGCGGGCTGAACGACGCCAAGTCCGGCTCGTCGCAACTGGTCACCGGCTTGGGCACGGCCAAGGACGGCTCGGCCAAGCTGGTCACCGGGCTGACCCAACTGCAGCAGGGGTCCAGCCAGTTGGTGCCGGGCGCCCAGCAGGTCGCCGACGGCAATGCCAAGCTCGCCTCGACGGTGGTCCCGGTGCTGGACCAGGTGAACGCGGCCCTGCCGGCGGTCCAGCAGGCCAACGCCGACGCCAAGGCCCGGATCGACGCCTTCGCCACCGGCGTCACCACCCAGCAGGCGCAGATCCAGGCGGCGGTCGACGCGCTCCCGGCCAGTCCGGAGAAGGCGGCCCTGCAGACCGCCGTGACCAACGCCGGCACCGCCCTGAACACGGCCGCCGGCAACGCCCAGCAGGCCGCCGCCGGCATCGACTCCACCCTCGGCCAGCTCAACCAGAACGCGGCCGCCGACCTGACCCAGGCCAGCACCGATCTGACCAACCTGGCCTCCGGTTCGGCCCAGGTCGCCGCCGGCGCCGCCCAGCTGAACACCGGCATCGGGCAGGCACTGACCGGGGCCACCGACCTGGACACCGGCATCGGGCAGCTGCAGGCCGGCGCGAGCAAGCTGGACAGCGGGATCGGCGACCTGCAGACCGGGGCGACCCAGCTCGACCAGGGTCTGGGCACCGCCCAGACCGGTTCGGCCGATCTGGTCACCGGGCTGACCCAGCTGGATCAGGGGGCCAACCAACTCGCCTCGGAGCTGACCGCCGGGGCGGACAAGATCCCGGTGTTCGCCCAGGACCAGCGGGACAACGCCGAGCAGGTGCTGTCCTCGCCGGCCGACGTGCAGGTCAACGTGGCCAACCCGGCCAACGTCTACGGCCGCGGGCTGGCCCCGTTCTTCTTCGCCATCGCCATCTGGGTGTTCGGCATCTCGGTGTTCCTGGTGATGCGGCCCATCTCGGCCCGGGCCCTGGCCGGCCGGGCGTCCTCGCCCCGGATCGCCATCGCCGGCTGGCTGCCGGTGGTCGGCATGGCCGCGGTCGGCTCGATGCTGCTGCTGCTCGTTGCCCAGGTCGGGCTCGGGCTGGACCCGGTCAACGTAGCCGGCTCGATCGGGGTGGTGCTGCTGGCCGCGGCCTGCTTCACCGCGATCGCCCACCTGCTGCGGACCTGGCTGGGCGTGGTCGGCTCGGCCATCACCCTGGTGCTGCTGATGGTCCAGCTCACCAGCGCCGGCGGCCTGTACCCGGTGGAGACGCTGCCGGCGCCGCTGCGGGCCATCCACGCCTTCATCCCGATGACCTACCTGATCGACGCCCTGCGGATCACCTTCACCGGCGGCCCGACCGATCACCTGTGGCGGGACGTCGCCGTGCTGGCCGGCTTCGCCCTGGTCGCGGTCGGCGCCTGCGTGTGGGTGGTGCACCGCCGGCGCACCTTCCGACCCCGGGATCTGCACCCGCTGCTGGGCTGA
- a CDS encoding iron-containing alcohol dehydrogenase, with translation MVAIGHKEVIRTHTHAAGATPPRPSPVVKFHAPEVVFGLGALAEAGFAAARLGARRPFVVTDDGVHDAGWVHQLLVHLRGAGLDPVVWRGITPNPKDVEITQGYEQYRESGCDVLIGIGGGSAMDAAKGIAILSGNGGSILDYAGVDQVTRPIPPLLMIPTTSGTGADVSQFCIVTDTESAVKITIMGRALVPDISITDPRLLTTMPEWLAAATGLDALTHGIESFVSLAHNPLADGHALSAVRLVSHYLPATIQRPEDLGARTQMAQASLEAGLAFTNAILGATHAMSHQVGGLLDLPHGVINGILLPHVIGYNAQTIPDRFRDLALAVGLPVAGAPPEEVAGLLSAYVRRLGDEVGVPRGLRDIGVSDEDIPRLAQSTLQDACLSTNPRSADAVDIEGLLRAAM, from the coding sequence ATGGTCGCCATCGGGCACAAGGAAGTGATCCGGACGCATACGCACGCTGCAGGCGCCACCCCGCCCCGCCCGTCGCCGGTGGTCAAGTTCCACGCCCCTGAGGTCGTCTTCGGCCTCGGCGCGCTGGCCGAGGCCGGCTTCGCCGCGGCCCGGCTCGGCGCCCGGCGCCCGTTCGTGGTCACCGACGACGGTGTGCACGACGCCGGCTGGGTGCACCAGCTGCTGGTCCACCTGCGCGGCGCCGGGCTGGACCCGGTGGTCTGGCGCGGCATCACCCCCAATCCCAAGGACGTCGAGATCACCCAGGGGTACGAGCAGTACCGGGAGTCCGGGTGCGACGTTCTCATCGGCATCGGTGGCGGGTCGGCGATGGACGCGGCCAAGGGCATCGCCATCCTGTCCGGCAACGGCGGCTCGATCCTGGACTACGCGGGTGTCGACCAGGTCACCCGGCCCATCCCGCCGCTGCTCATGATCCCCACGACATCCGGTACCGGCGCTGATGTCTCGCAGTTCTGCATCGTCACCGACACCGAGAGCGCGGTGAAGATCACCATCATGGGCCGGGCCCTGGTGCCCGACATCTCGATCACCGATCCACGGTTGCTCACCACCATGCCCGAATGGCTGGCCGCGGCCACCGGTCTGGACGCGCTCACCCACGGCATCGAGTCGTTCGTCTCGCTGGCCCACAACCCGCTCGCCGACGGGCACGCGCTGTCCGCGGTCCGGCTGGTCAGCCACTACCTGCCGGCCACCATCCAGCGCCCCGAGGATCTCGGGGCCCGTACCCAGATGGCGCAGGCCAGCCTGGAGGCCGGGCTGGCCTTCACCAACGCCATCCTCGGCGCCACCCACGCCATGAGCCACCAGGTGGGCGGGCTGCTCGACCTGCCGCACGGGGTGATCAACGGAATCCTGCTCCCGCACGTCATCGGGTACAACGCGCAGACGATCCCCGACCGCTTCCGCGACCTGGCCCTGGCCGTCGGGCTGCCGGTGGCCGGCGCACCGCCCGAGGAGGTCGCCGGCCTGCTCTCGGCCTACGTGCGGCGGTTGGGCGACGAGGTCGGGGTGCCGCGCGGGCTGCGCGACATCGGCGTCAGCGACGAGGACATCCCCCGGCTGGCCCAGTCCACCCTGCAGGATGCGTGCCTGTCCACCAATCCCCGGAGCGCCGACGCCGTCGACATCGAGGGCCTGCTCCGGGCCGCGATGTGA
- a CDS encoding GAF domain-containing sensor histidine kinase → MNDHSRGEPPDLALLTGVRSGKRSYYREFIRTDEGPRSLLEEVARTAGDHLSAPWVVLALCDGSLTRARPRFVAVDGTGRAIEDADLLEVVRAELQAIRSGSVEPTEPDTSLIRVRMTLEGQLVGGLVAIHDLPAPPEPGDLSVLRVLANQAAVALHTSEQYQAGLELHQRARRLYDEATEQNRNLTLRTNELRATEQRLVAARQRELLDAERHRIARELHDSVSQFVLSAGMAVEMARGDAADLGPAGADLAKQLDRAKHLTQEAIQQLRDAIYALHHAASGESPATLPELISELAGHYRPRLQVQVRVEGGATPIDPRADHELVRIAGEALFNVATHTQAQRAVIRLRYRPDLLVLSIADDGTGDPVTLSRLLRIERAAMTDGRHRGLANMAVRAEKVGGSIAFRRARLGGVRIEVRIPLPVRFAADFTDIHPTDLEPS, encoded by the coding sequence ATGAACGACCATTCTCGCGGCGAGCCACCGGATCTGGCCCTGCTCACCGGGGTCCGGTCCGGAAAGCGTTCGTACTACCGGGAGTTCATCCGCACCGACGAGGGGCCCCGCTCGCTGCTCGAGGAGGTGGCCCGGACCGCCGGCGACCACCTGTCCGCGCCCTGGGTGGTGCTGGCCCTGTGCGACGGCAGCCTGACCCGAGCCCGCCCCCGGTTCGTCGCCGTCGACGGAACCGGTCGGGCGATCGAGGACGCGGACCTGCTCGAGGTGGTCCGGGCGGAACTGCAGGCCATCAGATCCGGTTCGGTCGAACCGACCGAACCGGACACCTCGTTGATCCGGGTGCGGATGACGCTGGAGGGTCAACTGGTCGGCGGCCTGGTCGCCATTCACGACCTGCCCGCCCCACCGGAACCCGGTGACCTGTCGGTGTTGCGGGTGCTGGCCAACCAGGCGGCGGTGGCCCTGCACACCTCCGAGCAGTACCAGGCCGGGCTGGAGCTGCACCAGCGGGCCCGGCGGCTCTACGACGAGGCGACCGAGCAGAACCGCAATCTGACGTTGCGCACCAACGAGTTGCGGGCCACCGAGCAGCGGCTGGTGGCCGCGCGGCAACGCGAACTGCTGGACGCCGAACGGCACCGGATCGCCCGCGAACTGCACGACAGCGTGAGCCAGTTCGTGCTCAGCGCCGGCATGGCGGTGGAGATGGCCCGCGGCGACGCGGCCGACCTGGGCCCGGCCGGGGCCGACCTGGCCAAGCAACTCGACCGCGCGAAACACCTGACCCAGGAAGCGATCCAGCAGTTGCGGGACGCGATCTACGCGCTGCACCACGCGGCCAGCGGCGAGTCCCCGGCGACGCTGCCGGAGCTGATCTCGGAGCTGGCCGGGCACTACCGGCCGCGGCTGCAGGTCCAGGTGCGGGTCGAGGGCGGGGCTACCCCGATCGATCCCCGGGCCGACCACGAGCTGGTCCGGATCGCCGGCGAGGCACTGTTCAACGTGGCCACCCACACGCAGGCGCAGCGCGCGGTGATCCGGCTGCGCTACCGCCCCGACCTGCTGGTGCTCAGCATCGCCGACGACGGCACGGGTGATCCGGTCACGCTGAGCCGGCTGCTGCGCATCGAACGGGCCGCGATGACCGACGGCCGGCACCGGGGCCTGGCCAACATGGCCGTCCGGGCCGAGAAGGTCGGCGGCAGCATCGCTTTCCGCCGGGCCCGGCTCGGCGGCGTGCGCATCGAGGTCCGGATCCCGCTGCCGGTGCGCTTCGCGGCGGATTTCACCGACATCCACCCGACCGATCTGGAGCCGTCGTGA
- a CDS encoding MarR family winged helix-turn-helix transcriptional regulator, with product MTDTLVAAPATDPTPTGPDALLAESADIAGAVVDLMRQLHGIKARLAVGPEADHSPLLLLAKLVHAGPQRASALADLVGADPSTVSRQVAALVKAGLVVREADPDDGRACLLVPTALGRERVQEYRQRRAAAMAPLIQDWTAHERADFLRLLRKYVTSIDAHRDDVIATLTAHPQKGQ from the coding sequence ATGACAGACACGCTTGTCGCCGCTCCGGCCACCGACCCGACCCCGACCGGCCCCGACGCGCTGCTGGCCGAATCGGCCGACATCGCCGGTGCCGTCGTCGACCTGATGCGTCAGTTGCACGGCATCAAGGCCCGGTTGGCGGTCGGCCCCGAGGCCGACCACTCGCCCTTGCTGCTGCTGGCCAAACTCGTCCACGCGGGCCCGCAGCGGGCCAGCGCGCTGGCCGACCTGGTCGGCGCCGACCCGTCCACGGTCTCCCGTCAGGTCGCCGCACTGGTCAAGGCCGGGCTGGTGGTCCGCGAGGCCGACCCGGACGACGGCCGGGCCTGCCTGCTGGTGCCGACCGCTCTCGGGCGGGAACGGGTGCAGGAGTACCGGCAGCGCCGCGCGGCGGCCATGGCCCCCCTGATCCAGGACTGGACGGCGCACGAGCGCGCCGACTTCCTGCGCCTGCTCCGCAAGTACGTCACGAGCATCGACGCCCACCGCGACGACGTCATCGCGACACTCACCGCTCATCCGCAGAAAGGCCAGTAA
- the mftE gene encoding mycofactocin biosynthesis peptidyl-dipeptidase MftE, whose amino-acid sequence MNGLEPLAAATWPEVDRSPRRVLLLPLGSTEQHGPHLPLSTDTVIATRLAQWAHARRPEVGLAPVMPYGASGEHAHFPGTLSIGTEALATVLIEFVRHAAGSWRHVLVVNGHGGNADALRRAVEVSRYEGRSLHVHHAASAGPRADPHAGDRETSLMLHLDPDRVRMDRAVPGQTAPIAELMPRISTDGIRAVSPTGVLGEPTGADAEEGRRVFAEMGGRLLATIARLLAPD is encoded by the coding sequence ATGAACGGCCTGGAACCGCTGGCCGCGGCCACCTGGCCCGAGGTCGACCGCTCACCCCGACGTGTATTGCTGCTGCCGCTGGGCTCCACCGAACAGCACGGACCGCACCTGCCGCTCTCGACCGACACGGTCATCGCCACCCGGCTGGCCCAGTGGGCCCACGCCCGGCGACCCGAGGTCGGCCTGGCCCCGGTGATGCCCTACGGCGCCAGCGGCGAGCACGCGCACTTCCCCGGCACCCTGTCCATCGGCACCGAGGCACTGGCCACCGTGCTGATCGAGTTCGTCCGGCACGCCGCCGGCAGCTGGCGGCACGTGCTGGTGGTCAACGGCCACGGCGGCAACGCCGATGCGCTGCGCCGGGCGGTCGAGGTGAGCAGGTACGAGGGCCGCTCGCTGCACGTGCACCACGCGGCCAGCGCCGGACCGCGGGCCGACCCGCACGCCGGCGATCGCGAGACCAGCCTGATGCTGCACCTGGACCCCGACCGGGTGCGGATGGACCGGGCGGTGCCGGGCCAGACCGCGCCGATCGCCGAGCTGATGCCCCGGATCAGCACCGATGGCATCCGCGCGGTCAGCCCCACCGGCGTCCTGGGCGAACCCACCGGCGCCGACGCGGAGGAGGGCCGGCGGGTCTTCGCCGAGATGGGCGGCCGGCTGCTGGCGACCATCGCGCGGCTGCTGGCCCCGGACTGA
- a CDS encoding MadR family response regulator transcription factor, whose amino-acid sequence MTDPRTADPAAPIKIVLIDDHAIVRHGLRSILEREPDLRVVGEAATIEAAKAVVGQARPQIVVLDLKLSSGSDTEGLDLCAALVAEHPDLGVLVLTTFIDDHLVLAAIHNGARGYVVKDVDTSALIRAIRDISRGGSAFDARSAAAMVRGLHAGPVDADKKLTSREQEVLELLSRGMSNVQIGKKLFISDTTVKFHVGNILRKLGVSRRAEAVHLAGKMGLI is encoded by the coding sequence GTGACCGACCCGCGCACCGCCGACCCGGCGGCCCCGATCAAGATCGTGCTGATCGACGATCACGCGATCGTCCGGCACGGCCTGCGCTCCATCCTGGAACGCGAGCCCGACCTGCGAGTGGTCGGCGAGGCGGCGACGATCGAGGCGGCCAAGGCCGTCGTCGGGCAGGCCCGGCCGCAGATCGTCGTGCTCGACCTCAAGCTCTCCTCCGGCTCGGACACCGAGGGCCTGGACCTGTGCGCGGCCCTGGTCGCCGAGCATCCCGACCTGGGTGTGCTGGTGCTGACCACCTTCATCGACGATCACCTGGTCCTGGCGGCCATCCACAACGGCGCCCGCGGCTACGTGGTCAAGGACGTCGACACCTCGGCGCTGATCCGGGCGATCCGCGACATCAGCCGCGGCGGCAGCGCTTTCGATGCGCGCAGCGCCGCCGCCATGGTCCGTGGGCTGCACGCCGGACCGGTCGACGCGGACAAGAAGCTGACCTCGCGCGAGCAGGAGGTGCTCGAGCTGCTCTCCCGGGGCATGTCGAACGTGCAGATCGGCAAGAAGCTGTTCATCTCCGACACCACCGTCAAATTTCACGTCGGCAACATCCTGCGCAAGCTGGGCGTCTCCCGCCGGGCCGAGGCCGTGCACCTGGCCGGCAAGATGGGCCTGATCTGA
- a CDS encoding MDR family MFS transporter — MATATGEIQAAPTASPSGLTHKQIRFILFGLMAGMLLAALDQTIVSTSIRVIADDLHGLSAQAWVTTAYLITSTVTTPLYGKLSDIYGRRPMFLTAISIFIFGSLLCTFSTSMYELAAFRAIQGIGAGGLFSMALAILADIAPPRERAKYQGYFLAVFGMSSVVGPLVGGFFAGAETILGIAGWRWVFLVNVPIGILALVIVSITLHIPHMRHDHRVDWWGATALMVGLVPLLIVAEQGREWGWMSGSVLGLILLGIVGIAAFIAIEIKMKDEALIPMRLFRSRVFSTGLGANVLIGLGMFGALSTLPLYLQLVKGATPTESGLLLIPMMVGIMGGSVLSGQLTMRTGRYKIFPVMGTALLTASFFLMLTVDVDTGYPLLDLYFVMIGLGLGLCMQTLLIAVQNTVPAKDMGVATSSATFFRQLGGTLGVAVFLSLLFNSLPDKIQGAFQSAAGNPAFLSAVQTAAQDPNSPGHATALALVQAQTNPAAAASVTDAFNSDSSFLSTLDANIARPFQEGYVASTQLVYIIGGIIMAVAFVLVLTMKELPLRTQSAIDERLAEQAAEAKDAEALSFEGAFSAVDAGDASTAATTRPTTESTSPSSSGGGRHQGGRHSAADEDLVPAWEIAGDTVSPGAGRHRA; from the coding sequence ATGGCAACCGCAACCGGGGAAATTCAGGCGGCCCCGACCGCCTCGCCCTCTGGGCTGACCCACAAACAGATTCGCTTCATCCTGTTCGGCCTGATGGCCGGCATGCTGCTGGCCGCCCTGGACCAGACGATCGTGAGCACCTCGATCCGGGTCATCGCCGACGATCTGCACGGGCTGTCCGCCCAGGCCTGGGTGACCACCGCGTACCTGATCACCTCCACGGTGACCACCCCGCTGTACGGCAAGCTCTCGGACATCTACGGCCGCCGGCCGATGTTCCTGACCGCCATCAGCATCTTCATCTTCGGCTCGCTGCTGTGCACGTTCTCCACCTCGATGTACGAGCTGGCCGCCTTCCGGGCCATCCAGGGCATCGGTGCCGGTGGTCTGTTCTCGATGGCCCTGGCCATCCTGGCCGACATCGCCCCGCCGCGTGAGCGGGCCAAGTACCAGGGCTACTTCCTGGCCGTGTTCGGCATGTCTTCGGTCGTCGGACCGCTGGTCGGCGGGTTCTTCGCCGGCGCCGAGACGATCCTGGGCATCGCCGGCTGGCGCTGGGTCTTCCTGGTCAACGTGCCGATCGGCATCCTGGCCCTGGTCATCGTCAGCATCACCCTGCACATCCCGCACATGCGGCACGACCACCGGGTCGACTGGTGGGGTGCGACCGCGCTCATGGTCGGGTTGGTCCCGCTGCTGATCGTGGCCGAGCAGGGCCGCGAGTGGGGCTGGATGTCCGGTTCGGTGCTGGGCCTGATCCTGCTGGGCATCGTCGGTATCGCCGCCTTCATCGCCATCGAGATCAAGATGAAGGACGAGGCGCTGATCCCGATGCGCCTGTTCCGCAGCCGGGTCTTCTCCACCGGCCTGGGCGCGAACGTGCTCATCGGTCTGGGCATGTTCGGTGCCCTGTCCACCCTGCCGCTGTACCTGCAGCTGGTGAAGGGGGCGACCCCGACCGAGTCGGGCCTGCTGTTGATCCCGATGATGGTCGGCATCATGGGCGGCTCGGTGCTCTCCGGCCAGCTGACCATGCGCACCGGTCGGTACAAGATCTTCCCGGTGATGGGCACCGCCCTGCTGACCGCGTCGTTCTTCCTGATGCTGACCGTGGACGTGGACACCGGCTACCCGCTGCTGGACCTGTACTTCGTGATGATCGGCCTGGGGCTGGGCCTGTGCATGCAGACCCTGCTGATCGCCGTGCAGAACACGGTGCCGGCCAAGGACATGGGCGTGGCCACCTCGTCCGCGACCTTCTTCCGGCAGCTGGGCGGCACCCTGGGTGTTGCGGTGTTCCTGTCGCTGCTGTTCAACTCGCTGCCTGACAAGATCCAGGGGGCGTTCCAGTCGGCGGCCGGTAACCCGGCGTTCCTGTCGGCGGTGCAGACCGCGGCCCAGGATCCGAACAGCCCGGGCCACGCCACCGCGCTGGCCCTGGTCCAGGCGCAGACCAACCCGGCCGCCGCGGCGTCGGTGACCGATGCGTTCAACAGCGACTCGTCGTTCCTGAGCACGCTGGACGCCAACATCGCCCGGCCGTTCCAGGAGGGCTACGTCGCCTCCACCCAGTTGGTCTACATCATCGGCGGCATCATCATGGCCGTTGCCTTCGTCCTGGTGTTGACCATGAAGGAGCTGCCGCTGCGCACGCAGTCGGCGATCGACGAGCGGCTGGCCGAGCAGGCGGCCGAGGCCAAGGACGCCGAGGCGCTCTCGTTCGAGGGTGCCTTCAGCGCGGTCGACGCCGGCGACGCCAGCACCGCGGCGACCACCCGGCCGACCACCGAGTCGACCTCCCCGTCGTCATCGGGTGGCGGGCGGCATCAGGGTGGCCGGCACAGTGCGGCCGACGAGGACCTGGTCCCGGCGTGGGAGATCGCCGGCGACACGGTCAGTCCGGGCGCCGGTCGGCATCGCGCCTGA
- the mftM gene encoding mycofactocin oligosaccharide methyltransferase MftM — translation MNTAGAATSAAPIDPLRRAENGCYRDELVCVLAADGAIPVSDTRVVRTPHFELWRHDWELVVRHRIPPAQIDDALTTVINDELFGPGWLSGSEMFERIFTGVVLTSAADPIEAWMLFYGNSLRRYDAAGAGDALADFASIHRHADALVPADASVLEIGCCFGFLSLRLARAAGRSVIASDLSAGTVRLLRVVADRLGVPLGTLVADAARLPRPDRSVDVVLMVHLLEHLDPDHCRRAIDEALRVAARRVVIAVPYEDEPTPAFGHLRTLDESDLRAWGSACPGWTWSVHEHLGGWLILDRG, via the coding sequence ATGAACACCGCGGGGGCTGCGACGTCGGCCGCGCCGATCGACCCGCTGCGCCGGGCCGAGAACGGGTGCTACCGGGACGAGCTGGTGTGCGTGCTGGCCGCCGACGGTGCCATCCCGGTCTCCGACACCCGCGTCGTGCGCACCCCGCACTTCGAGTTGTGGCGCCACGACTGGGAACTGGTCGTGCGGCACCGGATCCCGCCGGCGCAGATCGACGACGCGCTGACCACCGTGATCAACGACGAGCTGTTCGGCCCGGGCTGGCTGTCCGGCAGCGAGATGTTCGAGCGGATCTTCACCGGGGTGGTGCTCACCTCGGCCGCCGATCCGATCGAGGCCTGGATGCTGTTCTACGGCAATAGCCTTCGTCGCTACGACGCGGCGGGTGCGGGGGATGCGTTGGCCGACTTCGCCTCGATCCACCGGCACGCCGACGCGCTGGTGCCCGCCGACGCCTCGGTGCTGGAGATCGGTTGCTGCTTCGGGTTCCTGTCGCTGCGGCTGGCCCGCGCGGCCGGCCGGTCGGTGATCGCCTCGGACCTGTCGGCCGGCACCGTCAGGCTGCTGCGGGTGGTCGCCGACCGGCTCGGCGTACCGCTGGGCACCCTGGTCGCCGATGCGGCGCGCCTCCCGCGCCCGGATCGCAGCGTGGACGTGGTGCTGATGGTGCACCTGCTCGAGCACCTGGACCCGGACCACTGCCGCCGGGCGATCGACGAGGCGCTGCGGGTGGCGGCCCGGCGGGTGGTGATCGCCGTGCCCTACGAGGACGAGCCGACTCCGGCGTTCGGCCACCTGCGCACCCTGGACGAGTCCGACCTGCGGGCCTGGGGGAGCGCCTGCCCCGGCTGGACCTGGTCCGTGCACGAGCATCTGGGCGGCTGGCTCATCCTCGACCGCGGCTGA